A single genomic interval of Salinarchaeum sp. IM2453 harbors:
- a CDS encoding polysaccharide deacetylase family protein, which yields MYHYVRDLSRSRYPEINALTIDEFKYQLDHLAAEYSFITVDELQSALYHGTDLPNNPVLLTFDDGFIDHYHTVYPILKQRGIQGAFFPSAEPIENDIVLDVHKIHTILAQRETDKQLVDDVFDCLEHYQPQFDLDTPEQYYTELAEEGRWDPKEIVFVKRLLQHVLPEKPRELVVDDLFDQYVDVDEQTLSQEWYMTKNQLRVMANNGMHIGSHTANHYWLDTLSLQDAVHEIEQSLSFLEDINGTTDDWTMCYPYGGYDDTTLELLEEYDCNLGFTTSPRRADTETDSPLELPRLDTNDLPQA from the coding sequence ATGTATCACTACGTCCGGGATCTCAGCAGAAGCAGGTATCCGGAGATTAATGCGCTTACGATTGATGAGTTCAAATATCAGCTTGACCACCTTGCAGCTGAGTATTCCTTTATTACGGTTGATGAACTTCAGTCAGCTCTGTACCATGGAACAGATCTACCGAACAATCCCGTATTGCTAACTTTTGACGATGGATTCATTGATCACTACCATACTGTGTATCCAATCCTTAAACAGAGAGGTATCCAAGGCGCCTTCTTCCCGTCTGCAGAACCAATTGAGAATGATATCGTTCTTGATGTCCATAAAATCCATACGATCCTTGCCCAACGGGAAACTGACAAGCAGTTGGTTGATGATGTTTTTGATTGTCTTGAACATTACCAGCCCCAGTTTGATTTAGACACTCCAGAACAGTACTACACAGAATTAGCCGAAGAAGGAAGATGGGATCCCAAAGAAATTGTCTTTGTAAAGCGATTACTCCAACATGTGCTTCCAGAAAAACCACGAGAACTCGTCGTTGATGATCTTTTTGACCAGTATGTCGATGTTGACGAACAGACCCTCTCACAAGAGTGGTACATGACCAAAAATCAACTTCGAGTCATGGCGAACAACGGCATGCATATTGGAAGCCACACTGCGAATCACTATTGGCTGGATACACTGTCTTTACAGGACGCGGTCCATGAAATTGAGCAGTCGCTTTCATTTCTCGAAGACATAAACGGCACAACCGACGACTGGACGATGTGCTACCCATACGGCGGGTATGATGATACGACACTTGAATTACTTGAAGAATACGACTGCAATCTTGGGTTTACAACATCCCCTCGAAGGGCTGATACTGAAACTGACAGCCCCCTCGAATTACCCCGGCTTGATACTAATGATCTGCCTCAGGCTTAG
- a CDS encoding DapH/DapD/GlmU-related protein encodes MDSDPRERFENWRNPDIEDGELTKYNWVVNSPENLELAEYVDIGAFTVINAHAGVVIEEGVQIGSHCAVHSRSTIDQKQGKVRIEEGAKVGSHTVILPGVRIGKNAVIGAQSLVNDDVSEGEVVAGVPAEELNS; translated from the coding sequence ATGGACAGTGATCCCAGAGAACGTTTTGAAAATTGGAGAAACCCAGACATAGAGGACGGAGAGCTAACAAAATATAATTGGGTCGTGAATTCGCCAGAAAATCTTGAGTTGGCAGAGTACGTTGATATTGGGGCCTTTACAGTAATCAATGCACACGCTGGTGTGGTTATTGAAGAAGGAGTTCAGATTGGCTCTCACTGTGCAGTCCATAGCCGATCAACAATTGATCAAAAGCAAGGAAAAGTACGGATAGAAGAAGGAGCGAAGGTGGGATCGCATACAGTTATTTTGCCAGGAGTTAGAATTGGGAAAAATGCTGTAATTGGTGCACAGAGTCTGGTCAATGACGATGTTAGCGAAGGAGAGGTGGTAGCCGGGGTTCCAGCTGAAGAGTTGAACAGTTAG
- a CDS encoding DDE-type integrase/transposase/recombinase has product MEIKDEEVYVWAAVDVDTFEVLHVDVSPGRSSLDALLFLKETLKYRRGRPVVLADRGEWYDWPLDFLNCEPKRETWGDRSLIEAWFGVLKFRTMLFRHRFPQYSTRESTRSWLRAFATLHNAMLQR; this is encoded by the coding sequence CTGGAGATTAAAGACGAAGAGGTATACGTCTGGGCAGCTGTTGACGTAGACACGTTTGAAGTGCTGCATGTTGATGTCTCGCCCGGTCGATCGAGCCTTGATGCGTTGTTGTTTCTGAAAGAAACACTGAAGTATCGCCGCGGTCGGCCGGTAGTGCTGGCTGACCGCGGCGAGTGGTACGACTGGCCGCTGGATTTTCTCAACTGCGAACCTAAGCGAGAAACGTGGGGAGACCGCTCACTTATCGAAGCATGGTTCGGGGTGCTGAAATTCCGAACCATGCTGTTCAGACACCGTTTTCCCCAGTACAGTACACGAGAATCAACCAGAAGTTGGCTCAGAGCTTTCGCAACTCTCCACAATGCCATGCTCCAACGTTAA
- the neuB gene encoding N-acetylneuraminate synthase: MEIDGTHIGSGQSPYFIAEAGVNHNGDVELAKKLIEVAADAGADAVKFQTFSADRLVSDQAEAAEYQQEQAGFESQKAMLEQYELDKSEHYELIEYANSHNITFLSTPFDKDSADMLRELGVPAIKIGSGDLTNHPLLKHVATYDVPLIVSTGMSTMDEIKEAYDAIQSVDPDPDIIFLHCTSSYPCELNDVNLRAMKTMKEELPTPIGYSDHTTLIETPAFATIAGAQIIEKHFTLSSSLPGPDHAASLEPDELNAAVELTRDAHKILGHPEKRPVDSELESQTKSRKSIHAAKDLSAGTTLTQDSVTITRPNHGIPPYALDDVIDQKLVVDVDQDQPITYETLDN, from the coding sequence ATGGAAATCGATGGAACGCATATCGGTTCTGGCCAGTCGCCATATTTTATCGCTGAGGCGGGTGTAAACCACAACGGTGACGTTGAACTTGCGAAGAAACTAATTGAGGTTGCTGCTGACGCTGGTGCTGATGCCGTGAAGTTTCAGACATTCAGTGCAGATCGATTAGTTAGTGACCAAGCCGAAGCCGCAGAGTATCAACAAGAGCAGGCTGGATTTGAATCCCAGAAAGCAATGCTCGAGCAGTATGAATTAGATAAATCAGAACATTATGAGCTAATTGAGTACGCAAACTCACATAACATCACATTTCTATCAACTCCGTTCGACAAAGACAGTGCTGACATGCTTCGTGAGTTGGGTGTCCCGGCGATTAAGATCGGATCAGGAGATCTTACGAATCATCCGTTGCTAAAACATGTTGCAACGTATGATGTTCCACTTATTGTGAGCACTGGAATGAGTACGATGGATGAAATTAAGGAAGCATATGATGCAATTCAGTCGGTTGATCCTGATCCCGATATTATCTTTTTACACTGTACGTCCTCTTATCCCTGTGAACTTAATGATGTCAACCTTCGTGCCATGAAAACGATGAAAGAGGAATTACCGACTCCTATTGGGTACTCAGACCATACGACTCTTATTGAAACTCCTGCATTTGCCACAATTGCGGGAGCACAGATCATTGAAAAGCACTTTACTCTGAGCTCTTCACTTCCCGGCCCTGACCACGCCGCCTCCTTGGAGCCTGATGAGCTAAATGCGGCCGTGGAACTAACCAGAGATGCGCACAAAATTTTAGGTCACCCAGAGAAGCGACCAGTAGACTCTGAGCTTGAAAGTCAAACAAAATCACGGAAAAGCATCCATGCAGCTAAAGACCTCTCCGCTGGAACTACGCTAACACAAGACAGTGTTACAATAACCCGACCAAACCACGGAATTCCGCCGTATGCGCTAGATGATGTAATTGATCAAAAGCTTGTAGTTGATGTTGATCAGGACCAACCAATAACCTACGAAACACTTGATAACTAA